A window of the Fusarium poae strain DAOMC 252244 chromosome 3, whole genome shotgun sequence genome harbors these coding sequences:
- a CDS encoding hypothetical protein (SECRETED:SignalP(1-17)) encodes MALRLTLLLILVTQTLSQRVRIFDQIPQDVNQCIKPCLFRPNNANTDVGGVLDCGTPYKQACYCATNSDKAKLVSKHIDTCAQASCSAGVESQDASSMRSYYASYCMENGYKVDAMTEWYTGTVIEEATRTDKNVWGWSSETSNSRSDVFDDEKEDGGADMRAVDLLFLGVPLLATLFLGLVV; translated from the coding sequence ATGGCGTTGAGACTCACTTTATTACTCATACTCGTCACTCAAACTTTATCCCAACGTGTTAGGATATTCGATCAAATCCCTCAAGATGTGAACCAATGCATCAAACCGTGTCTCTTCCGACCCAACAACGCAAACAccgacgtcggtggtgtgcTAGACTGCGGTACACCGTATAAGCAAGCTTGCTACTGCGCAACCAATAGCGACAAAGCGAAACTCGTCAGCAAACACATCGATACTTGTGCCCAGGCAAGTTGCTCAGCAGGTGTCGAGTCACAAGATGCGTCATCTATGAGATCATATTATGCCTCTTATTGTATGGAAAATGGATACAAGGTTGATGCGATGACAGAGTGGTACACAGGGACTGTTATTGAGGAAGCTACCAGGACTGATAAAAACGTTTGGGGGTGGAGTTCAGAAACGAGTAATAGCAGAAGTGATGTGTTTGATGAcgagaaagaagatggcggTGCAGATATGAGGGCTGTGGATTTGCTTTTCCTGGGAGTCCCTCTACTTGCGACTCTGTTTCTTGGCTTAGTCGTATAA
- a CDS encoding hypothetical protein (TransMembrane:1 (o12-30i)) has translation MAVLQSSKRSLWIGSVFGFSTFILCSYFILSSYRPQIKPLRTQTTDVFKTNCHKKINNTNSNDAALPSLLAELWKPLIHPIEERVFVTDKGDRFEIPENQMRWKKPLGKRVVLIDTDTRLDAKNKNTMLNDCPLHYPSLPGRTAGHLNHYIYAMIHGYDYRLVRAADYPDRHGTWVKPAVAKEALKTHDIVVSLDSDAVFTHLDLPLEWLMNLWGFTGESLVAMAYDLDWEGDYDPQGNLILNTGFVISQASQRTQDMYERWEDCPRSIPGCEHWNFKWAHEQSAFSYYIRYEFNRTHDVVNIPCNHANGNEFSANGQCECQGVFVSHNWKSKDKTPELLSRSIMTSLARRLQGQFQATVHDLYRDVSNQTYPLREIEI, from the exons ATGGCTGTTTTACAAAGCTCCAAGCGTTCTTTGTGGATTGGCTCTGTATTCGGCTTCAGTACTTTCATCCTGTGCTCTTATTTTATTCTCTCATCATACCGTCCACA GATCAAACCCCTACGAACGCAGACAACAGATGTGTTCAAGACAAACTGTCATAAGAAGATCAACAATACAAACTCAAATGACGCAGCCCTTCCGTCATTGCTTGCAGAATTATGGAAACCTTTGATACATCCTATCGAGGAGCGAGTATTTGTCACTGACAAAGGAGACCGTTTCGAGATACCAGAGAACCAGATGCGATGGAAGAAACCGCTTGGCAAAAGAGTCGTCCTCATCGATACGGATACACGCCTCGATGCAAAGAACAAGAATACCATGTTGAATGACTGCCCTTTGCATTATCCATCTCTTCCTGGTCGAACAGCAGGTCATCTCAATCACTACATATATG CTATGATCCATGGATATGATTACCGCCTAGTACGAGCAGCAGATTATCCCGACCGTCATGGTACCTGGGTTAAGCCAGCTGTCGCTAAAGAAGCACTCAAGACTCATGACATCGTCGTCTCTCTCGATTCCGACGCAGTCTTTACCCACCTCGACTTGCCACTCGAATGGCTGATGAACCTTTGGGGCTTTACAGGGGAATCCCTTGTCGCCATGGCCTACGATCTCGACTGGGAAGGGGACTACGACCCCCAAGGGAACCTCATTCTGAACACCGGCTTCGTTATTTCGCAAGCTAGCCAGCGAACACAGGACATGTACGAAAGATGGGAAGACTGTCCACGAAGTATTCCAGGCTGTGAACATTGGAACTTCAAGTGGGCTCATGAACAAAGTGCCTTTTCCTACTACATCCGCTACGAGTTTAACAGGACACATGATGTTGTCAACATACCATGTAATCATGCCAATGGGAATGAGTTTTCCGCCAACGGACAATGCGAGTGTCAGGGTGTCTTTGTTAGCCATAACTGGAAGAGCAAGGACAAAACACCCGAGCTATTGAGCAGAAGCATAATGACATCTTTGGCTCGTCGATTGCAAGGCCAATTTCAGGCCACTGTGCATGACCTGTATAGAGATGTTTCCAATCAGACTTATCCTTTGAGAGAGATTGAGATATAG